A region of Odocoileus virginianus isolate 20LAN1187 ecotype Illinois chromosome 11, Ovbor_1.2, whole genome shotgun sequence DNA encodes the following proteins:
- the LOC110142837 gene encoding PRAME family member 8-like, whose amino-acid sequence MSVLTSPRLLDLAGMHLLREDALVCSALEFLPTELFPPLFMDAFHGRHIKTLKAMVQAWPFVCLPLGGLIDLPHVGPLQAVLEALDVLLAQKVRSRRCKLRVLDLWNTGQSFWSMWSGASTHGFSSLGRAPVAEQSSRTHQSLAPLKIYIELCLKKRTLDNFLTYLLRWMEQRKASVHLCCKKLTIFAMPVENITKVLNMVQLDCVQELQVNWIWHLSTLAKFAPLLGQMSNMQRLHLSCIHMSALEKQEQQEQQVVQFTSQFLKLHHLQDLYLDSPSFLEGCLDQMLRFLRTPLDHLAITNCQLTESDLTHLSQCPNIHQLKGLDLSGVTMTDFSPEILHILLEQVAATLQELNLEQCGITESQLESILPVLSCCSQLTTFSLCGNVLSMAVMEKLLSHTTGLINLSEEFYPAPQESYSPHGALHLGRLAQLRDKLTEIMRDLGRPRAIWLSSSPCPCWGNKTFSPEDLFLCHCYLSA is encoded by the exons ATGAGTGTCCTGACCTCACCCAGACTCTTGGACCTGGCTGGAATGCACCTGCTCAGGGAAGATGCTTTGGTCTGTTCTGCTCTGGAGTTTCTGCCCACAGAGCTCTTCCCACCCCTCTTCATGGACGCCTTCCATGGGAGACACATCAAGACCCTAAAGGCCATGGTGCAAGCCTGGCCCTTTGTCTGCCTGCCTCTGGGGGGCCTCATTGACCTGCCTCATGTGGGGCCCCTACAAGCAGTGCTGGAAGCACTTGATGTCCTACTTGCCCAGAAGGTTCGGTCCAG GAGGTGCAAACTGCGGGTGCTAGATTTGTGGAATACTGGCCAGAGCTTCTGGAGCATGTGGTCTGGAGCCAGCACCCATGGGTTCTCAAGCTTAGGAAGGGCACCAGTGGCTGAGCAGAGCTCAAGGACCCACCAGTCCTTGGCTCCCCTGAAGATATACATAGAGCTTTGCCTGAAGAAAAGGACATTGGATAACTTCCTCACCTACCTCCTCAGGTGGATGGAGCAGAGAAAAGCTTCTGTACACCTCTGCTGTAAGAAGCTGACCATCTTTGCAATGCCCGTGGAAAATATCACGAAGGTCCTGAATATGGTTCAGCTGGACTGTGTCCAGGAGTTGCAAGTGAATTGGATTTGGCATCTGTCCACCCTGGCCAAGTTTGCTCCTCTCCTGGGTCAGATGAGCAACATGCAGAGACTCCATCTCTCCTGCATTCACATGTCTGCCCTTGAGAAGCAGGAGCAGCAGGAACAGCAAGTTGTCCAATTTACCTCTCAGTTTCTCAAGCTGCACCATCTCCAGGATCTCTATCTAgactctccctccttccttgaaGGCTGCCTGGACCAGATGCTCAG atTTCTGAGGACCCCCTTGGATCACCTGGCAATAACTAACTGCCAGCTTACCGAATCAGACCTGACCCATCTGTCCCAGTGCCCGAACATCCATCAGCTCAAAGGCCTGGATCTGAGTGGGGTCACCATGACTGACTTTAGTCCTGAGATCCTCCACATTCTTCTGGAGCAAGTTGCAGCCACCCTCCAGGAACTGAACTTAGAGCAGTGCGGGATCACAGAGTCCCAGCTTGAGTCCATCCTGCCTGTTCTGAGCTGCTGTTCCCAGCTCACGACCTTCAGTCTGTGTGGGAATGTCCTCTCTATGGCCGTCATGGAGAAGCTGCTGAGTCACACCACTGGGCTGATCAACTTAAGTGAGGAGTTTTACCCTGCCCCTCAGGAGAGTTACAGCCCTCATGGAGCCCTCCACCTGGGCCGACTGGCCCAGCTTCGGGATAAACTCACTGAGATTATGCGGGATTTAGGACGTCCAAGGGCCATCTGGCTTAGCTCCAGCCCATGTCCTTGCTGGGGCAATAAGACATTCTCTCCTGAGGATCTCTTTCTGTGCCACTGTTACTTGTCTGCCTAG
- the LOC110142836 gene encoding melanoma antigen preferentially expressed in tumors-like, translating into MSVWNPLRLLNLAGKSLLTDEALAISALEYLPIELFPPLFMEAFCGRRRKTLKALVQAWPFVRLPLGGLMQTPHLGTLQAVLDGLDVLLAQKDHPRRCKLCVLDLRNTGQDFWRMWSVSSVHVSPSSSMAPGAEDRSRTEQPSAPFKVFIELHLKERSMDGFLTYIMRWVEQRKASIHLCCKKLRIISSSMDSITKVLSMVQLDCIQELHVNCTWHLSTLAMFAPLLGQMSNLQRLLISHIHLPDPEEQEEEHVVKITSQFLRLHCLRDLHLQSPFYLEGCLDQMLRYLMTSLDNLEITHCLLTDSDLIHLSQSPNISRLRGLDLSGVTMTYSSSELLPALLEKMASTLQELYLEECGIRDSHLEAILPALSHCIQLTCFNLCGNLLSMAIMEKLLQHTSGLPSLSQELYPVPRESFSSDGILQPGRLAQCQTELLEILKHLRHPRTIWISATPCPHCGDNTFYRPEPIIYGGNTLA; encoded by the exons ATGAGTGTCTGGAACCCCCTGAGACTCCTGAACCTGGCAGGGAAGAGCCTACTAACTGATGAGGCCTTGGCCATTTCTGCTCTGGAGTATCTGCCCATCGAGCTCTTCCCCCCACTCTTCATGGAAGCATTCTGTGGAAGACGCAGAAAGACCCTAAAGGCCCTGGTGCAAGCCTGGCCCTTTGTCCGCCTGCCTCTGGGGGGCCTGATGCAGACGCCTCATCTGGGAACCTTACAAGCAGTGCTGGATGGACTCGATGTCCTGCTTGCACAGAAAGATCACCCCAG GAGGTGCAAACTGTGTGTGCTGGATTTAAGGAATACTGGCCAGGACTTCTGGAGAATGTGGTCTGTATCCAGTGTCCATGTGTCCCCAAGCTCTTCAATGGCACCAGGGGCTGAGGACAGGTCGAGGACCGAGCAGCCCTCGGCTCCCTTCAAGGTGTTCATAGAACTTCACCTCAAGGAAAGGAGCATGGATGGATTCCTTACCTACATTATGAGATGGGTGGAACAGAGGAAAGCTTCCATACACCTATGTTGTAAGAAACTGAGGATTATTTCATCTTCCATGGATAGTATTACGAAGGTCCTGAGTATGGTGCAGCTGGACTGTATCCAGGAGTTACATGTGAATTGCACCTGGCATCTGTCCACCCTGGCCATGTTTGCTCCTCTCCTGGGCCAGATGAGCAATTTGCAGAGACTCCTCATCTCCCACATCCACCTGCCTGATCctgaggagcaggaggaagagcaCGTTGTCAAAATTACTTCTCAGTTCCTGAGGCTGCACTGCCTCCGGGATCTCCATCTGCAATCTCCCTTCTACCTCGAAGGCTGCCTGGACCAGATGCTCAG gTATCTAATGACCTCCTTGGACAACCTTGAGATAACTCACTGCCTGCTTACAGATTCAGACCTGATCCATCTATCCCAGAGCCCGAATATCAGTCGCCTAAGGGGCCTGGATCTGAGTGGGGTCACCATGACCTACTCTAGTTCTGAGCTCCTCCCAGCTCTGCTGGAGAAAATGGCATCTACCCTCCAGGAACTGTACTTAGAGGAGTGTGGGATCAGGGACTCCCACCTTGAAGCCATCCTGCCAGCCCTGAGCCACTGCATCCAGCTCACTTGCTTCAATCTCTGTGGTAACCTCCTCTCCATGGCCATCATGGAGAAGCTGCTGCAACACACCTCTGGGTTGCCCAGTTTAAGTCAAGAGCTGTACCCTGTGCCTCGGGAAAGTTTCAGCTCTGACGGGATCCTCCAACCTGGGAGACTTGCCCAGTGTCAGACTGAACTGCTTGAGATTCTGAAGCACTTGAGACATCCCAGGACCATCTGGATTAGCGCCACACCCTGCCCACACTGTGGAGATAACACATTCTATCGTCCTGAACCCATCATATACGGTGGTAACACCCTTGCCTAG